A stretch of Flavobacteriales bacterium DNA encodes these proteins:
- a CDS encoding LptE family protein, with amino-acid sequence MNYSFSGGDAGNARTVSVDLFETRAPLATPSAAQGITETVRDLLLAQTRLKLAQREGDVQYSGSITGYDVQPVSIQASETAALNRLTVTASITFVNTLEPKKNTEFTVSRFADYSSSQDLTVVESQLVIEIGRQLAQDIFDRTLGNW; translated from the coding sequence GTGAATTATTCCTTTTCCGGAGGAGACGCCGGCAATGCCCGCACCGTGAGCGTGGATCTCTTCGAGACTCGCGCACCCCTGGCCACGCCCTCGGCTGCCCAAGGCATCACGGAGACCGTGCGCGACCTGCTGCTCGCGCAGACGCGCTTGAAACTCGCACAGCGCGAAGGCGACGTTCAGTACAGCGGCAGCATCACCGGTTACGATGTGCAGCCGGTCAGCATCCAAGCCAGCGAGACCGCTGCGCTGAACCGGCTCACGGTCACGGCATCGATCACTTTCGTGAACACCTTAGAGCCGAAGAAGAACACGGAGTTCACCGTGAGCCGATTCGCCGACTACAGCAGCAGCCAGGACCTCACGGTTGTAGAGAGCCAATTGGTCATCGAAATAGGCAGGCAGCTGGCGCAGGATATCTTCGATCGCACTTTGGGGAACTGGTGA